A region from the Wolbachia endosymbiont of Folsomia candida genome encodes:
- a CDS encoding tetratricopeptide repeat protein — translation MLKTQHPTDYLKKESIAEPIEEEHHTEIKEFPKLKRYRRSDSDDEREQNTELFSAIRNGNLHKVQELLIAGVKTNIVDKNNKDNTPLHYAVERDKKEIVEELLLQEWKTDINAKNNKGDTPLHIATSKGNKELVQLLLSKHAQIDLENNEGKTPLALAKDSEIISTLEKYYKLSLNEGSFTKINVPADGSCLFWAAALAYLTPVKYDDNSFQERFEKLFGSVDSEELEQIQELIKSYNPSSNNVAIRDDETIRRLVTEEFRNRVVNEIFNNKQKYLDTISINDIFGSRNTDYINRFIDNFSNRFKREIVQYRIDINKLKSTREDEVNNELSKVNDPEFDNVDLKQFIFDSYIECMRDSKAWGGNHEIQAMSQMLHSSTVVFSDGTKHSISYDNSNDQVQLFNNGESHYNFGLVRAQALIEAIKNNKQQEAKAYLNLGIDNINYQDSEGWTALHFAAQHGNAEVTQLLLAQGVRTDVKNRLDQTPSDVASLFERNSVVEILSGQFHVEVFNQVGSQNREEEFFDAEENLEKGHEPMEVDLVEQSGVSKQTGRKRPSTEEQEKSEVKKLKLSPQKEKIKERLNTFMKAFVTDFSKELAISHIRAKGKQVTLEKVIEELKIGATGALIGYGIARGMTGIIPSISASARNIVGQFIHIGKTKAARITRIFESVPKGYLSQILSEAAAEIFCSFESQFMSVTDNAGDKMAIEKLAEDAVYRALNYIAKNSEAISSDFIAKSIILGKSEGILKRGYALKDKSGKDLNTGGLYKETGVIVSEGKVNRYYSNNRGKYGYRLPLAFEKENGIRHLLALLERRELQEDQHTQEINYTYVLQSGDIKKESNEILKEIEKAEPLTKSDIEAITGILAESAKKLQTPQDIKFIPKELVENFTGREKELEDLDRLLNPNSDSSDIAVIQEMALLSINSQASNSLRSSNSQASLSGLGGIGKTQLALKYAEEYSEYYNNNVIWIDAETQSEILNSVRKLLNLGELGEFRRNLNINSLSEIDSNVTERNIEVIIQEIYKYFKETKILFIFDNVKNYDQIKEYLPKQFVGNKPSILITSRYRNWENTKVKVLDLNVFTDEEAEKFIRNALEIESDDSSQDKDIENLASKLQRLPLALAQAVAYIKIEGLGIQEYLEKYKTEAQKLLDSKHFQEFFHDPYIKTVFTTWKVTLSKIEKDKEAGKEAIEILNIMAYFAPENINRVIFLNFAWGDEDRVKSATRLLLKYSMVNSEQKQSILNIHRLVQKVARLELEGQGEEKETMVKAFELLKKDFPYGSDTQGDIAKKRQLLPHLEVLLSHLDDWLVKKPEDKQRIEENYLEGLLIWVSDGYSDLGNPIRKKELLERALGAFEKHYGSENVEVARILVNLGNAYGDLGNTQKQKELLECALGIFEKHYGTENFEVARVLVNLGNAYGDLVDPQKKKVLLERALKIFEKHYGPEYFEVAKILINLGNAYGDLGNPQKKKELLERALEIQQKHYSSEHFEVAKVLGNLGNAYGDLGDPQKKKELLEQALEIYKKHYGSEYFEVAKLLVSLGNAYGNLGNTQKKKELLERALGIFEKHYGPEHFEVAKVLTNLGNAYGDLGDSQKQKELLARALPIQENYLATALENLGNTYGNLGDPQKKKELLERALGIFEKHYGPEHFEVARTLVNLGNAYGDLGDPKKQKKLLERALEIFEEHYGHEHFEVARILVNLGNAYGDLGDPQKQKELLERALEIFEGHYGPEHFEVAKVLTNLGNAYGDLGDFQKQKMLLERALVIKEKHYGPGHFEATKVLTNLGNAYGDLGNPQKQKMLLEWALEIQEKYYGPGHFEVARTLVNLGNAYGDLGDPQKQKELLEQRALGIFEKHYGHEHFEVAKILTNLGNAYGDLGDNKKKKELLERALAIEEKHYGLEHFEVARTLVNLGHAYGNLGDPQKQKELLERALAIEEKHYGSEHFEVAKLLINLSNAYMDLGDPQKKKELLERALPIFERYNHHFVTELRRMLDELVSRTPLHLAASSGNLDTVKNLIEKGADIFVGSSHDTILHQSVGSGNEEVIRLILEKIKEKEPQKMFEHINARDTEGETPLMWAAEKGKVSAARILLEYGANTNAIDNYDQTALHFATEGGYLKLVQLLLSKQANFNIQDKNGKTPLDLAQEKLVQDPEDDNLKIIASLLLSVTNESKSKKQEEQGSVSLEECLPGPSSDARGSDRRKRETKECELSWDDVDEFNDEEEEIRDFSKIKINSDKFIDYIKSELMSETKLAQLVQLASKVQVTEGLVNKLINNQKVMNHLNKVGRISDIAMHGMMAKNVLADFLSGDYQGVAINLGFIAGGQGFARVAQAASVKGTGLVLDGKLFLGRSLKAASPFLARGTSAFVVYDLVNQIKEYKKGNKDALVGIVGDSIYLGVDSTEVGIEIAEAFEIFEGVSSVTGPIGAAIGAVVFVGTDVYLAIKRVDRIDEIIHLTGSEKFIEGLRAFIGMKPEGYIEELMEEKEVNNQLVTQGLEYLKQHSDIQKYVFPTGKSVIDSCHTTPYQTSICVSGGIGGKCFKTRTVTRLARECTTKFQVDLDNTVLLDRTRTDIKWNRSKPDNLNGGELFCLPKGDYESVPNNGAYSCENAIGIADLSTNKTGNYTLINLGEGVDYVKGFIDSPNIFLVGEGFKRLHGGNKNDIFVLQGDLIKGFLSGEGGVDTLDFRGFGAKNNEYALIDIKGSVCSRNDEYAESYECTHGLKTSYINQIYGRKSKADRVHFVKDLEYVDGLGGENSNKQDYVKIPYDLNKNPKVVLRSYTKVFLLEGNNRSIDFIDYIIPRGEHGESSVSFSFKGLIQHRFGFDYSLSNLREINIGEDDITFNFFDKLKECNIILINYYDNSRRNYPDFPVNTSYTFQDNTEIKILNRNNFYAQQRANKTVEEIISDYPAVANRLNMTMLFQLSNDETVMIGHGAHEVMHNNPSFTSHLVGNGGENVYVVAPGQSFDKLPISEVVIYDVDTENSTDTIDLRKVVQQAKRECPESQVSHKINKDNNDLIIKLYSNRYFSSGSCINLSSEFLISSVILKGALLNEWYKKLHVVLNSAPMKIKGDGHLWNLESLPLLFDKDKEIIVIIPDDVEKDTELVTEREAGNYIFARTEDDLIITNVFNQEESERCTILLKDFYQEAKMQTLSVKFADKEIILKDHQEQISAARDIDVVKKEHKDQVYNNVFNHTRSENISSEVNETTTHEIRHKHSRHKHQNTTEHQRSRRAIKEAPIIGSSDDLEFFVAQNNATPVMGNDRTSSAATRIGSGINDLFGWVKNSIGGLFNSRAALHENNTTQSSLSQVDAQVNVDGTILLLDVFIRKITGQEHVSTEGQSISLLEAQANTLNITTKFEQILNETAVKSGISATSLNFNPVSVQSTIVGQIRNGNFSEISKTLYSAAKEACRPEFKQTDKFLAQLRSHLEGVLAEKEVELLVGKQKSLSKANRLVEKSVPQAEVDNKPNTFLNDTLTSKQLSYVERVRGESSGLKSYFYP, via the coding sequence ATGCTGAAAACACAACATCCAACAGATTATCTAAAAAAAGAAAGCATTGCTGAGCCGATAGAAGAAGAACATCATACAGAAATTAAGGAATTTCCTAAACTTAAGCGTTATCGTAGGTCTGATAGTGATGATGAAAGGGAGCAAAATACAGAGCTATTTTCTGCTATAAGGAATGGTAATCTACATAAAGTTCAAGAACTTCTAATAGCAGGAGTAAAGACTAACATTGTTGATAAAAATAATAAAGATAATACACCTTTACACTATGCTGTTGAAAGAGACAAAAAAGAGATAGTTGAAGAGTTGCTGCTTCAAGAGTGGAAGACAGATATCAATGCTAAGAATAATAAAGGTGATACCCCTTTACATATTGCTACTTCTAAAGGCAATAAGGAATTAGTACAATTACTTCTAAGCAAACATGCACAGATTGACTTAGAAAATAATGAAGGTAAGACACCACTAGCACTAGCTAAAGATTCAGAAATTATCAGTACTTTAGAAAAGTATTATAAATTATCATTGAACGAAGGATCATTTACAAAAATCAATGTACCAGCAGATGGTAGCTGTTTATTCTGGGCTGCTGCTTTAGCTTATTTAACTCCTGTAAAATATGATGATAATTCCTTTCAAGAAAGATTTGAAAAGTTATTTGGAAGTGTAGATTCTGAAGAGTTAGAGCAAATACAAGAGTTAATTAAAAGTTATAACCCATCTTCAAATAATGTAGCTATTCGTGATGATGAAACGATCAGAAGGTTAGTAACAGAAGAGTTTCGTAACAGAGTCGTTAATGAAATATTTAATAATAAACAGAAGTATCTAGATACTATCTCTATCAATGACATTTTTGGAAGTAGAAATACAGATTACATAAATAGATTTATAGATAACTTCTCTAATCGATTTAAAAGAGAAATTGTACAATATAGAATTGATATTAACAAGCTTAAATCTACCAGAGAAGATGAGGTTAATAATGAGCTAAGCAAGGTGAATGATCCAGAGTTCGATAATGTCGACCTAAAGCAGTTCATATTTGATTCATATATAGAATGTATGCGTGACTCTAAAGCTTGGGGTGGTAATCATGAAATACAGGCAATGAGTCAAATGCTGCATAGCAGTACAGTTGTATTCTCTGATGGCACAAAACACTCTATTAGCTATGATAATAGTAACGATCAAGTACAGTTGTTTAATAATGGTGAGTCTCATTACAACTTTGGCCTAGTAAGAGCACAAGCGCTAATTGAAGCTATAAAAAATAATAAACAGCAAGAAGCTAAAGCTTATCTTAATCTTGGAATAGATAATATTAATTACCAAGACAGTGAAGGTTGGACAGCATTACACTTTGCAGCACAACATGGTAATGCAGAGGTTACTCAATTACTCTTAGCTCAAGGAGTACGTACTGATGTAAAAAATCGCCTTGATCAAACTCCGTCAGATGTTGCTAGTCTTTTTGAGAGAAACAGCGTTGTTGAGATATTGAGTGGACAATTTCATGTAGAAGTTTTTAATCAGGTGGGTAGTCAAAATAGAGAAGAAGAATTTTTTGATGCAGAAGAAAATTTAGAGAAAGGTCATGAACCTATGGAAGTTGACTTAGTTGAGCAATCAGGGGTTTCGAAGCAAACAGGTAGAAAAAGGCCTTCTACTGAAGAGCAAGAGAAGTCAGAGGTAAAAAAATTAAAGCTTTCACCTCAGAAAGAAAAAATAAAGGAACGATTGAATACTTTTATGAAAGCTTTTGTTACTGATTTCTCAAAAGAATTGGCAATCTCCCACATACGTGCAAAAGGAAAACAAGTAACTTTGGAAAAAGTAATAGAAGAATTAAAAATAGGAGCAACTGGAGCGTTAATAGGTTATGGAATTGCGCGTGGTATGACAGGAATTATACCTTCAATATCAGCTTCAGCTAGGAACATAGTTGGTCAATTTATTCATATAGGTAAAACAAAAGCTGCAAGAATTACCAGAATTTTTGAAAGCGTGCCTAAAGGTTACTTGAGTCAAATATTATCGGAAGCTGCAGCTGAAATTTTCTGCAGCTTTGAAAGTCAATTTATGAGTGTCACAGATAATGCAGGTGATAAAATGGCAATTGAAAAATTAGCCGAAGATGCTGTTTATAGAGCATTAAATTATATTGCTAAAAACTCAGAAGCTATCTCAAGTGATTTTATAGCAAAAAGTATTATTTTAGGTAAATCAGAAGGAATTTTAAAACGTGGGTACGCGTTAAAAGATAAAAGTGGAAAAGATTTGAATACTGGGGGACTATATAAGGAAACTGGTGTAATTGTAAGCGAAGGAAAAGTCAATCGTTATTATAGCAATAATAGAGGAAAATATGGCTACCGACTTCCTTTAGCCTTTGAGAAAGAAAATGGTATTCGACATCTTCTCGCTCTATTAGAAAGAAGAGAGCTTCAAGAAGATCAGCATACTCAAGAAATAAACTATACATATGTTTTACAGTCAGGAGATATTAAAAAAGAATCTAATGAAATATTGAAAGAAATCGAAAAAGCAGAGCCGCTTACAAAAAGCGATATAGAGGCGATCACTGGTATACTAGCTGAAAGCGCAAAAAAGCTGCAAACCCCTCAAGATATAAAATTTATTCCAAAAGAACTAGTAGAAAATTTTACTGGAAGAGAAAAAGAATTGGAAGATTTAGATAGATTGTTAAATCCTAATAGTGATAGCAGTGATATAGCAGTAATACAAGAAATGGCACTTCTATCAATAAATTCACAAGCTTCAAATTCACTAAGATCAAGCAATTCACAGGCTTCTCTTAGTGGTTTGGGTGGAATAGGTAAAACTCAACTAGCTTTAAAATATGCTGAAGAGTATTCTGAGTACTATAATAACAACGTTATATGGATAGATGCTGAAACACAAAGCGAGATATTAAATTCGGTTAGGAAATTGCTAAATCTTGGTGAATTAGGGGAATTTAGAAGAAATTTAAATATTAATTCTCTTTCTGAAATTGATTCTAATGTCACAGAGAGAAACATTGAAGTGATAATTCAAGAAATATATAAGTATTTTAAAGAAACAAAAATTTTATTTATTTTTGACAACGTTAAAAATTATGACCAGATTAAAGAGTATTTGCCAAAGCAATTTGTAGGTAATAAACCAAGTATTTTAATCACTTCCAGATATAGAAACTGGGAAAATACAAAAGTAAAAGTTCTTGATCTTAATGTTTTCACTGATGAAGAAGCGGAAAAATTTATAAGGAATGCATTAGAGATAGAAAGTGATGATAGTTCACAAGATAAAGATATAGAAAATTTAGCAAGTAAGTTACAAAGGCTTCCGTTAGCACTGGCACAAGCTGTTGCTTATATTAAGATTGAAGGACTTGGTATACAAGAGTATTTAGAGAAGTATAAAACAGAAGCACAAAAGTTACTTGATAGCAAGCATTTTCAGGAATTTTTTCATGATCCATACATTAAAACAGTTTTTACAACTTGGAAAGTTACACTTAGTAAGATAGAGAAAGACAAAGAAGCCGGCAAAGAAGCAATAGAGATTTTAAATATTATGGCTTATTTTGCACCTGAAAACATCAATAGAGTAATATTTTTAAATTTTGCATGGGGTGATGAAGATCGAGTGAAGTCTGCTACTCGATTACTCTTGAAATACTCAATGGTAAATAGTGAACAAAAGCAAAGTATATTAAATATCCATAGATTAGTACAAAAAGTAGCAAGGTTGGAGTTAGAAGGACAAGGCGAGGAAAAAGAGACTATGGTGAAGGCTTTCGAGTTACTAAAAAAAGATTTTCCTTATGGAAGTGATACGCAAGGAGATATTGCTAAAAAACGACAGTTGTTACCACATTTAGAAGTACTTTTATCACATCTGGATGATTGGTTAGTAAAAAAACCTGAAGATAAACAAAGAATAGAAGAAAATTATCTTGAAGGTTTATTAATATGGGTGAGTGACGGATATTCTGATCTTGGTAATCCTATAAGAAAAAAGGAGTTACTAGAACGAGCTTTAGGGGCTTTTGAAAAACATTATGGCTCTGAGAATGTTGAAGTAGCTAGAATACTAGTAAATCTCGGTAACGCTTATGGTGACTTAGGCAACACTCAAAAACAAAAGGAGTTGCTAGAATGTGCTTTAGGAATTTTTGAGAAACATTATGGTACTGAGAATTTTGAAGTAGCTAGAGTACTAGTAAATCTTGGTAACGCTTATGGGGATTTGGTTGATCCTCAAAAAAAAAAGGTATTGCTAGAGCGTGCTTTAAAAATTTTTGAGAAACATTATGGCCCTGAGTATTTTGAAGTAGCTAAAATACTGATAAACCTCGGTAACGCTTATGGAGATTTAGGTAATCCTCAGAAAAAAAAAGAATTGCTGGAACGTGCTCTAGAAATTCAACAGAAACATTATAGCTCTGAGCATTTTGAAGTAGCCAAGGTACTAGGGAATCTTGGTAACGCTTATGGTGATTTAGGTGATCCTCAGAAAAAAAAGGAGTTGCTGGAACAGGCTTTAGAAATTTATAAGAAACATTATGGCTCTGAGTATTTTGAAGTAGCTAAACTACTGGTAAGCCTTGGTAACGCTTATGGGAATTTAGGTAACACTCAGAAAAAAAAAGAGTTACTAGAACGAGCTTTAGGAATTTTTGAGAAACATTATGGTCCTGAGCATTTTGAGGTAGCTAAAGTACTGACGAATCTCGGTAATGCTTATGGGGATTTAGGTGATTCTCAGAAGCAAAAGGAGTTGCTGGCACGGGCTTTACCAATTCAAGAAAATTATTTAGCCACAGCATTAGAAAACCTTGGTAACACTTATGGAAATTTAGGTGACCCTCAGAAAAAAAAGGAGTTACTAGAACGAGCTTTAGGAATTTTTGAGAAACATTATGGCCCTGAGCATTTTGAAGTAGCTAGAACACTAGTAAATCTAGGTAACGCTTATGGGGATTTAGGAGATCCTAAGAAACAAAAGAAGTTGCTAGAAAGAGCTTTAGAAATTTTTGAGGAACATTATGGCCATGAGCATTTTGAAGTAGCTAGAATACTAGTAAATCTAGGTAACGCTTATGGGGATTTAGGCGATCCTCAGAAACAAAAGGAGTTGCTAGAAAGAGCTTTAGAAATCTTTGAGGGACATTATGGTCCTGAGCATTTTGAAGTAGCTAAAGTACTGACAAACCTTGGTAACGCTTATGGGGATTTAGGCGATTTTCAGAAACAAAAGATGTTGCTAGAACGGGCTTTAGTAATAAAAGAGAAGCATTATGGCCCTGGGCATTTTGAAGCAACTAAAGTACTGACGAACCTCGGTAACGCTTATGGAGATTTAGGTAATCCTCAGAAACAAAAGATGTTGCTAGAATGGGCTTTAGAAATTCAAGAGAAATATTATGGCCCTGGGCATTTTGAAGTAGCTAGAACACTAGTAAATCTAGGTAACGCTTACGGGGATTTAGGTGATCCTCAGAAACAAAAGGAATTGTTAGAACAACGAGCTTTAGGAATTTTTGAGAAACATTATGGCCATGAGCATTTTGAAGTAGCTAAAATACTGACAAACCTCGGTAATGCTTATGGGGATTTAGGTGACAATAAGAAAAAAAAGGAGTTGCTAGAACGGGCTTTAGCAATAGAAGAAAAACATTATGGCCTTGAGCATTTTGAAGTAGCTAGAACACTAGTAAACCTCGGTCATGCTTACGGCAATTTAGGTGATCCTCAAAAACAAAAGGAGTTGCTAGAACGTGCTTTAGCAATAGAAGAGAAACATTATGGATCCGAGCACTTTGAAGTAGCTAAACTATTGATAAACCTCAGTAACGCTTATATGGATTTAGGTGATCCTCAGAAAAAAAAGGAGTTGCTAGAACGGGCTCTGCCTATTTTTGAGAGATATAATCACCATTTTGTTACTGAATTAAGGAGAATGCTAGACGAATTAGTTAGTAGAACACCTTTACATCTGGCTGCTAGTAGTGGTAACTTGGATACAGTAAAAAATCTCATAGAGAAAGGTGCTGATATTTTTGTAGGAAGCAGCCATGATACTATTTTACATCAGTCAGTCGGTAGTGGTAATGAAGAAGTAATCAGGCTCATTTTAGAAAAAATCAAAGAAAAAGAGCCACAAAAAATGTTCGAACATATTAATGCTAGAGATACTGAAGGTGAAACTCCATTAATGTGGGCTGCTGAAAAAGGGAAAGTTAGTGCAGCACGAATATTGTTGGAATATGGAGCAAATACCAATGCTATAGATAATTATGATCAGACAGCACTGCATTTTGCTACTGAAGGTGGTTACTTAAAGCTTGTACAGTTATTGTTGAGTAAGCAAGCAAATTTTAACATCCAAGATAAAAATGGAAAGACACCATTAGATTTAGCACAAGAAAAATTGGTTCAAGATCCAGAAGATGATAATCTTAAAATAATTGCAAGCTTGCTTCTTAGCGTAACAAATGAATCTAAGTCTAAGAAACAAGAAGAACAAGGTTCGGTGTCGTTAGAGGAATGTTTACCTGGTCCTAGTTCAGATGCAAGAGGAAGTGATAGAAGAAAAAGAGAAACTAAAGAGTGTGAATTATCTTGGGATGATGTGGATGAATTTAATGACGAGGAAGAAGAGATAAGAGATTTTAGCAAGATTAAGATCAATAGTGATAAATTTATCGATTACATTAAAAGTGAATTAATGTCAGAGACTAAATTGGCACAATTAGTTCAGCTAGCTAGTAAAGTTCAAGTTACAGAAGGTTTAGTTAATAAGCTGATCAACAATCAAAAAGTCATGAATCATTTAAATAAAGTAGGAAGAATTTCTGATATTGCTATGCATGGAATGATGGCTAAAAATGTTTTAGCTGATTTTTTAAGCGGTGATTATCAAGGAGTAGCTATTAATTTAGGATTTATTGCAGGTGGTCAAGGATTTGCAAGAGTGGCTCAAGCTGCATCTGTTAAGGGAACAGGATTAGTTTTAGATGGGAAGCTATTTCTTGGTAGATCTTTAAAAGCAGCTTCACCTTTTCTTGCTCGTGGAACTTCAGCTTTTGTTGTGTATGATTTAGTAAATCAAATTAAAGAATATAAAAAGGGTAATAAGGATGCTTTAGTAGGTATAGTAGGTGATAGTATCTATCTTGGAGTAGATAGCACAGAAGTTGGAATAGAGATTGCCGAAGCTTTTGAAATATTTGAAGGAGTTTCATCAGTTACTGGACCTATCGGAGCAGCTATAGGAGCTGTTGTTTTTGTTGGCACTGATGTTTATTTAGCAATTAAGCGGGTAGATAGAATTGATGAGATTATTCATCTAACAGGAAGTGAAAAATTTATTGAAGGCTTACGTGCATTTATAGGTATGAAACCCGAAGGATATATAGAAGAATTAATGGAGGAAAAAGAGGTTAACAACCAATTAGTTACGCAAGGACTTGAGTACTTAAAACAACATAGTGATATTCAAAAATATGTTTTTCCTACTGGTAAGTCAGTGATAGATTCTTGTCATACCACACCATACCAAACAAGTATATGTGTCAGCGGTGGAATTGGAGGTAAATGCTTTAAAACGCGTACAGTTACACGTCTTGCTAGAGAATGTACAACTAAATTTCAGGTGGACCTAGATAATACAGTGTTACTTGATAGAACGAGGACTGATATAAAGTGGAACAGATCAAAACCAGATAATCTAAATGGAGGAGAGTTGTTTTGTCTTCCGAAAGGAGATTATGAATCTGTTCCAAATAATGGAGCTTATTCATGTGAAAACGCAATTGGTATAGCTGACTTATCTACTAATAAAACAGGAAACTATACTCTAATTAACTTGGGAGAAGGTGTGGATTATGTGAAAGGATTTATAGACAGTCCTAATATTTTCTTAGTAGGTGAAGGGTTTAAAAGATTACACGGAGGAAATAAAAATGATATATTCGTTTTACAGGGAGATCTTATAAAAGGGTTTTTATCTGGAGAAGGAGGAGTTGATACACTGGACTTCAGAGGATTTGGTGCAAAAAACAACGAATATGCATTAATAGATATAAAAGGATCTGTGTGTAGTAGAAATGATGAATATGCGGAATCGTATGAATGTACGCATGGACTCAAGACAAGTTATATAAATCAAATTTATGGAAGAAAGAGTAAAGCAGATAGAGTACATTTTGTTAAAGATCTAGAATATGTTGATGGTTTAGGTGGTGAGAATAGTAATAAGCAAGATTATGTTAAAATTCCTTACGACTTAAATAAAAATCCAAAAGTTGTATTAAGAAGTTACACCAAAGTGTTTTTGCTTGAAGGGAACAACAGAAGTATAGATTTTATAGATTATATAATTCCTAGAGGTGAACATGGTGAATCATCTGTTTCATTTTCTTTTAAAGGGTTAATTCAACATAGGTTTGGTTTTGATTACTCTCTTTCAAATCTTAGAGAAATTAACATCGGGGAAGATGATATCACTTTCAATTTTTTTGATAAACTAAAGGAATGCAATATAATTTTAATAAATTATTATGACAACTCAAGAAGAAACTATCCAGACTTTCCAGTAAACACTAGTTACACTTTTCAAGATAATACTGAAATTAAAATATTAAATAGAAACAATTTCTATGCACAACAAAGAGCTAACAAAACTGTTGAGGAAATAATTAGTGACTATCCAGCAGTTGCAAATCGTTTAAATATGACTATGTTATTTCAATTATCTAATGATGAAACTGTTATGATTGGCCATGGTGCGCATGAAGTTATGCATAATAATCCATCTTTCACAAGCCACTTAGTAGGTAATGGAGGTGAAAATGTGTATGTCGTTGCTCCTGGCCAAAGTTTTGATAAATTGCCTATTTCTGAAGTAGTAATTTATGATGTTGATACAGAAAATTCAACGGATACTATTGATTTACGTAAAGTAGTTCAACAAGCAAAAAGAGAGTGTCCTGAGTCACAAGTTTCACATAAAATTAATAAAGATAATAATGATTTGATAATAAAATTATACTCTAATCGCTATTTTTCATCTGGTAGTTGTATAAACTTATCTTCTGAATTTTTAATTTCAAGTGTAATACTAAAAGGTGCATTGCTAAATGAATGGTATAAAAAACTACATGTGGTTTTAAACAGCGCACCTATGAAGATCAAAGGTGATGGTCATCTGTGGAATTTAGAATCACTACCTCTATTGTTTGATAAAGATAAAGAAATTATAGTAATAATACCTGATGATGTAGAAAAGGACACTGAATTAGTGACAGAAAGAGAAGCAGGTAACTATATCTTTGCTCGTACAGAAGATGACTTAATAATTACTAATGTATTTAATCAAGAGGAAAGTGAACGTTGCACTATCTTACTTAAGGATTTTTACCAAGAAGCAAAAATGCAAACATTATCTGTAAAATTTGCTGATAAAGAAATAATCTTAAAAGATCATCAGGAACAAATAAGTGCTGCAAGAGATATTGATGTTGTAAAGAAAGAACATAAAGATCAAGTTTATAATAATGTGTTTAATCATACAAGAAGCGAAAACATTAGCTCAGAAGTTAATGAAACTACAACCCATGAGATAAGGCATAAGCACAGCAGACATAAACACCAGAATACAACAGAACATCAACGCAGCCGTCGTGCTATTAAAGAGGCTCCTATTATAGGTAGTAGTGATGATCTTGAGTTTTTTGTTGCCCAAAATAATGCCACTCCTGTCATGGGCAATGATCGAACAAGTAGTGCAGCAACGAGAATTGGATCAGGAATAAATGACTTATTTGGTTGGGTAAAAAATTCTATAGGCGGGTTATTTAATTCTAGAGCCGCTTTACATGAAAACAATACAACTCAAAGCTCACTATCACAAGTCGATGCTCAAGTAAATGTTGACGGTACAATACTGCTATTGGATGTATTTATAAGGAAAATTACAGGTCAAGAACATGTCTCTACAGAAGGTCAATCTATATCCTTATTAGAAGCACAAGCTAATACGTTGAATATTACTACAAAGTTTGAGCAAATATTAAATGAAACAGCTGTTAAATCAGGTATATCAGCGACAAGCTTAAATTTCAATCCTGTATCAGTACAATCGACTATAGTTGGACAAATAAGAAATGGTAATTTTTCTGAAATATCAAAGACCTTATACTCAGCTGCAAAAGAAGCTTGTCGTCCTGAGTTTAAACAAACTGATAAGTTTCTAGCGCAGTTAAGAAGTCATTTAGAGGGAGTTTTAGCTGAGAAAGAAGTTGAGTTGCTTGTAGGAAAACAAAAAAGCTTGTCTAAGGCAAACAGGTTGGTGGAAAAATCAGTACCTCAAGCTGAAGTAGATAATAAACCTAACACTTTCTTAAATGACACATTAACATCTAAACAATTAAGTTATGTTGAAAGAGTCAGGGGTGAGTCTTCAGGGTTAAAGTCTTACTTTTACCCATAA